A single Nostoc sp. PCC 7107 DNA region contains:
- a CDS encoding NAD(P)H-quinone oxidoreductase subunit H has product MARLETRTEPMVLNMGPHHPSMHGVLRLIVTLDGEDVIDCEPVIGYLHRGMEKIAENRTTVMYVPYVSRWDYAAGMFNEAVTVNAPEKLTGVAVPKRASYIRVIMLELNRIANHLLWFGPFLADVGAQTPFFYQFREREMIYDLWEAATGYRMVNNNYFRVGGVAADLPYGWVDKCEEFCDYFLPVVDEYEKLVTNNPIFRRRIEGIGTITREEAINWGLSGPMLRASGVKWDLRKVDHYECYDDFDWDVQWETTGDCLARYMVRMREMRESVKIIKQAIKGLPGGPYENLEAKRLAAGKKSEWDAFDYQFIGKKVSPTFKMPKGEIYARVESGKGELGIYLVGDDNVFPWRWKIRPADFNNLQILPHLLRGMKVADVVVILGSIDVIMGSVDR; this is encoded by the coding sequence ATGGCAAGACTAGAAACCCGTACTGAACCAATGGTGCTGAATATGGGGCCACACCACCCCTCAATGCACGGGGTTCTGAGGCTAATTGTCACATTGGATGGCGAGGATGTCATTGATTGTGAACCGGTAATCGGCTACCTACATCGAGGTATGGAAAAAATTGCCGAGAACCGCACCACTGTTATGTACGTCCCCTACGTTAGTCGATGGGACTATGCAGCGGGAATGTTTAACGAAGCTGTCACTGTTAACGCCCCAGAAAAGTTGACTGGTGTTGCTGTACCAAAACGCGCCAGCTACATCCGCGTTATCATGCTGGAACTAAATCGCATCGCCAACCACTTGCTGTGGTTCGGCCCGTTCCTGGCTGACGTGGGCGCACAAACTCCCTTCTTTTATCAGTTCCGAGAACGGGAGATGATTTACGATTTGTGGGAAGCGGCTACAGGCTACCGTATGGTAAATAACAACTACTTCCGCGTTGGTGGTGTAGCTGCCGATTTACCTTATGGTTGGGTAGATAAATGTGAAGAATTTTGCGACTACTTCTTACCTGTAGTTGATGAATACGAAAAGTTAGTTACCAATAACCCCATCTTCCGCCGTCGTATTGAAGGTATTGGCACAATTACCCGCGAAGAAGCAATTAACTGGGGGCTGTCTGGCCCTATGTTACGAGCTTCTGGCGTAAAGTGGGATTTACGCAAAGTCGACCATTACGAGTGCTATGACGATTTTGACTGGGACGTTCAGTGGGAAACGACTGGTGATTGTTTAGCCCGTTACATGGTGCGGATGCGAGAAATGCGCGAATCCGTAAAGATTATCAAACAAGCCATCAAAGGACTACCAGGCGGCCCCTACGAAAACCTAGAAGCCAAACGCCTAGCTGCGGGCAAAAAATCTGAGTGGGATGCTTTTGATTACCAGTTTATTGGCAAGAAAGTTTCCCCCACTTTTAAAATGCCTAAAGGTGAAATTTATGCCCGTGTCGAAAGCGGTAAAGGTGAATTAGGCATTTATCTAGTTGGTGATGATAATGTCTTCCCTTGGCGCTGGAAAATTCGCCCCGCAGATTTCAACAACCTGCAAATTCTGCCTCATTTATTGCGGGGTATGAAAGTTGCCGATGTTGTGGTGATTCTCGGTAGTATTGACGTAATCATGGGATCTGTAGACAGATAA
- the pyrF gene encoding orotidine-5'-phosphate decarboxylase, protein MTNDKIIVALDVPDLESAIALVDKLESVSFWKVGLELFTSTGPKILEILKSRQKRIFLDLKFHDIPNTVAGACRNAARYGVDLLTIHATSGKDALKAATEAAQVGAAQAGVQPPKLIAITLLTSISARQLAFDLKIPLELPEFALEMALMAKESGLDGAVCSPQEVVQLRQTCGDDFLLVCPGVRPTWAEKGDQMRSLTPSQAILAGADYLVIGRPITAAADPELAWKRISEELN, encoded by the coding sequence ATGACAAATGACAAAATCATAGTGGCTTTGGATGTGCCGGATTTAGAAAGTGCGATCGCTTTGGTAGACAAACTCGAATCAGTCAGTTTTTGGAAGGTTGGGTTAGAGTTGTTTACTAGCACCGGGCCGAAAATTTTAGAAATCTTAAAATCTCGGCAAAAGCGCATCTTCCTTGATTTAAAGTTTCACGATATCCCCAATACAGTAGCTGGGGCTTGTCGCAATGCGGCGCGTTATGGCGTAGATTTACTAACAATTCATGCTACATCTGGGAAAGATGCCCTCAAAGCCGCCACAGAAGCAGCCCAAGTAGGTGCAGCCCAAGCAGGTGTTCAACCACCTAAATTAATTGCGATTACGCTGCTGACGAGTATTTCGGCGCGACAATTGGCGTTTGACTTGAAAATTCCCCTAGAGTTGCCTGAATTTGCCTTAGAAATGGCACTGATGGCCAAAGAATCAGGGTTAGATGGGGCTGTATGTTCGCCCCAAGAAGTCGTACAGTTGCGGCAAACCTGTGGGGATGACTTTTTACTAGTTTGTCCAGGGGTGCGTCCAACTTGGGCAGAAAAAGGAGATCAGATGCGATCGCTCACTCCTTCCCAAGCCATACTCGCTGGTGCAGACTACTTAGTAATTGGTCGTCCCATCACTGCTGCTGCTGACCCTGAGTTAGCCTGGAAGCGCATTTCTGAGGAATTGAACTAG
- the tyrS gene encoding tyrosine--tRNA ligase, with protein sequence MAQDFSWLHRGIVEVFPQPTDINSEIESLEKRLANSNRPLRVKLGIDPTGADIHFGHSIPVRKLRAFQDAGHTAVLIIGDFTARIGDPTGKSEVRRQLTEADVAQNAQTYLDQVRPILDFDTPGLLEVRYNSEWLSRLDLGKILELLSTMTVGQMLAKEGFAERYKKENPIFLHEFLYPLMQGYDSVAVEADVELGGTDQKFNIAVGRDLQRHFGQTPQFGLLLPILIGTDGVQKMSKSLGNYVGLSEHPGQKYQKLQGVPDNLLGQYFELLTDLPLDTLPENPRDRQMLLAWEVVKQYHGEQAANEAKEAAKSGGKEGAVPEFSLAEIPQFPAKLAFILGACGLCKSTGEGRRKIQEGGVRLDGDRITDVDTTFSEASELHGRVLQVGKNKFIRLVMQKSNEQLLQEILDIL encoded by the coding sequence ATGGCGCAAGATTTTTCTTGGCTGCATCGTGGGATAGTAGAAGTATTCCCCCAACCGACTGATATTAATAGCGAAATTGAAAGTTTAGAGAAACGTTTAGCAAATAGTAACAGACCTCTGAGGGTCAAATTGGGAATTGATCCTACTGGTGCTGATATTCACTTTGGTCATAGCATACCAGTACGAAAACTGCGAGCGTTTCAAGATGCTGGTCATACGGCAGTTCTGATCATCGGTGATTTTACGGCTCGCATTGGTGATCCTACAGGTAAATCTGAGGTGCGTCGCCAGCTGACAGAAGCTGATGTGGCACAAAATGCTCAAACTTACTTAGACCAAGTGCGTCCTATTTTGGATTTTGACACACCAGGACTGTTAGAAGTGCGTTATAACTCCGAATGGCTTTCCCGGCTTGATTTAGGAAAGATTTTGGAGTTACTGTCTACCATGACAGTAGGGCAAATGTTAGCCAAGGAGGGGTTTGCTGAACGTTATAAAAAAGAGAATCCGATTTTCCTGCATGAGTTCCTTTATCCGTTAATGCAGGGCTATGATTCTGTGGCCGTTGAGGCAGATGTAGAACTAGGGGGAACTGACCAAAAGTTTAACATTGCTGTGGGACGGGATTTGCAACGTCATTTTGGGCAAACACCACAATTTGGTTTACTGTTACCAATTTTAATTGGTACAGATGGCGTACAGAAAATGTCGAAGTCTCTGGGCAATTATGTCGGTTTGTCGGAACATCCAGGACAAAAATATCAGAAGTTACAAGGGGTTCCTGATAATTTGCTGGGACAGTATTTTGAACTACTGACAGATTTACCTTTAGATACACTGCCAGAAAATCCGCGCGATCGCCAGATGCTGTTAGCTTGGGAAGTGGTTAAACAATACCACGGCGAACAAGCAGCGAATGAAGCCAAAGAAGCAGCGAAAAGTGGTGGTAAGGAAGGTGCTGTTCCCGAATTTTCTCTCGCAGAAATACCCCAATTTCCAGCAAAGTTGGCTTTTATACTTGGTGCTTGTGGCTTGTGTAAAAGTACAGGTGAAGGTCGGCGGAAAATTCAAGAAGGTGGTGTACGCTTAGATGGCGATCGCATTACCGATGTTGATACTACTTTCTCAGAAGCTAGTGAGTTGCACGGGCGTGTGCTACAAGTGGGTAAAAACAAGTTTATCCGACTTGTTATGCAGAAGAGTAACGAACAATTATTACAAGAGATACTTGACATTTTGTAA
- a CDS encoding transglycosylase domain-containing protein → MSSRTLENKQPQRRPSSGFEFLKGVGQITGGTLLSITMLTSSIVAGGLVGLAISFRNLPDVRQLRNFLPSETTYIYDIKGKLLASVHGEANREVVPLDRISPNLKRAVLASEDGHFYSHHGINPTGIGRAIVVNAVAGGVKEGGSTITMQLVKNLFLSQKRAITRKLAEAVLAIRLEQILTKDQILEMYLNQVYWGHNNYGVQTAARSYFDKSAETLTLGESAMMAGLIQAPEEFSPFASMKLAKQKQKEVLGRMLELKWITQQEYDNALKQEIKLGRIRSFQGSALPYVSNTVSQELAKKFGRDALLKGGMRVQTTVDAKFQTMAEDTVKKWHKTLSGQGLYKNQIALVAIDPRTHFIKALVGGVDPKVSEFNRATQALRQPGSSFKPFVYYTAFATGKYGPDSTVIDAPVSYRDGNGWYYPRNYDGSFGGAMTIRKALSVSRNIPVIKLGKAVGMSKVIETCRTLGIMSPMEPVTSLPLGAIGVTPLEMTSAYATFANYGWQSPPTIIARITDSSGNVLLDNTPKPQLVLDPWASAAIINTMQSVITEGTGKNAAIGRPSAGKTGTTSSEKDIWFVGTVPQLTTAVWVGRDDNRQLASGATGGVMVAPIWKDFMTKALKGVPVENFKPPSQFPRPKSN, encoded by the coding sequence GTGTCGTCTAGGACTCTTGAAAATAAGCAGCCACAACGTCGGCCTTCATCGGGTTTTGAGTTTTTGAAAGGCGTAGGTCAGATAACTGGCGGTACTTTGTTATCTATAACCATGCTGACAAGCTCTATTGTAGCTGGAGGGCTAGTTGGTTTAGCGATTAGTTTCCGCAATTTGCCAGATGTCAGACAACTGCGTAACTTCTTGCCATCAGAAACGACTTATATTTATGACATTAAAGGTAAATTGCTCGCTAGTGTTCACGGGGAAGCTAACCGTGAAGTTGTACCTTTAGATAGAATTTCACCCAATTTAAAACGGGCGGTACTAGCCAGTGAAGATGGACATTTTTACTCTCACCACGGAATTAATCCTACAGGGATTGGGCGTGCTATTGTTGTGAACGCCGTAGCAGGTGGTGTGAAAGAAGGTGGTTCTACCATCACCATGCAGTTGGTTAAAAATTTGTTCTTGTCGCAAAAACGCGCCATCACTCGGAAATTAGCCGAGGCTGTATTGGCCATTCGCTTAGAGCAAATTTTGACCAAAGACCAAATATTAGAAATGTACCTCAATCAAGTTTATTGGGGTCATAATAATTACGGTGTGCAAACAGCCGCACGCAGTTACTTTGATAAGTCAGCCGAAACCCTAACCTTGGGAGAATCGGCAATGATGGCGGGTTTAATTCAAGCGCCAGAAGAATTCAGCCCCTTTGCGAGTATGAAGCTGGCAAAACAAAAGCAAAAAGAAGTGCTGGGGCGGATGCTGGAATTGAAATGGATTACCCAGCAAGAATATGATAATGCCTTAAAACAAGAAATCAAACTAGGCAGAATTAGGTCTTTTCAAGGTAGTGCTTTACCTTACGTTTCTAACACTGTGTCTCAGGAATTAGCGAAGAAGTTTGGGCGTGACGCACTACTTAAAGGTGGGATGCGAGTTCAAACTACAGTTGATGCTAAATTCCAAACTATGGCAGAAGATACTGTCAAAAAATGGCATAAAACACTTAGTGGACAAGGGTTATATAAGAACCAAATTGCTTTGGTTGCCATTGATCCACGGACACATTTTATTAAAGCATTGGTGGGTGGTGTAGATCCTAAAGTCAGTGAGTTTAACCGAGCGACTCAAGCTTTACGTCAACCAGGCTCATCTTTTAAACCATTTGTTTACTATACTGCCTTTGCTACTGGTAAGTATGGGCCAGACAGTACGGTAATTGATGCGCCAGTAAGTTACCGCGATGGTAATGGTTGGTATTATCCCAGGAACTATGATGGTAGTTTTGGTGGAGCAATGACCATTCGTAAAGCTCTATCTGTATCTCGCAACATTCCTGTAATTAAACTGGGTAAGGCGGTAGGGATGTCAAAGGTGATCGAAACTTGCCGAACTTTGGGAATTATGAGTCCGATGGAACCCGTGACTTCATTACCTTTAGGTGCGATCGGTGTGACACCTTTAGAAATGACTAGTGCTTATGCTACTTTTGCCAACTATGGGTGGCAATCACCACCAACAATTATTGCTCGGATAACCGATAGTAGCGGCAATGTGTTATTAGATAATACCCCGAAGCCCCAATTGGTGCTTGATCCTTGGGCATCAGCGGCAATTATTAATACAATGCAATCTGTAATTACTGAAGGTACTGGTAAAAATGCGGCAATCGGCCGCCCATCGGCTGGGAAGACAGGAACAACATCTTCGGAAAAAGATATTTGGTTTGTTGGTACTGTACCCCAATTGACAACTGCTGTTTGGGTGGGTCGAGACGATAACAGACAATTAGCCAGCGGTGCTACTGGTGGTGTTATGGTAGCTCCCATCTGGAAGGATTTTATGACCAAAGCACTTAAAGGTGTACCAGTGGAAAATTTCAAACCACCTTCTCAGTTTCCTCGCCCTAAATCAAATTAA
- a CDS encoding DUF1825 family protein translates to MGFFDSEIVQQEAKELFEDYQALIKLGNNYGKFDREGKKLFIDQMEAMMDRYRIFMKRFELSEDFMAQMTVEQLKTQLGQFGITPQQMFDQMNFTLERMKAELEKQP, encoded by the coding sequence ATGGGATTCTTTGATTCTGAAATAGTTCAGCAAGAAGCAAAAGAGCTTTTTGAAGATTACCAAGCCCTAATCAAACTTGGTAACAACTATGGCAAATTTGACCGCGAAGGCAAAAAACTGTTCATTGACCAAATGGAAGCCATGATGGATCGCTATCGCATCTTTATGAAGCGCTTCGAGCTATCAGAAGATTTTATGGCGCAAATGACAGTAGAACAGTTAAAAACCCAATTAGGTCAGTTTGGCATAACTCCACAACAGATGTTTGATCAAATGAACTTCACCCTAGAACGGATGAAAGCCGAACTGGAAAAACAGCCCTAG
- a CDS encoding DUF937 domain-containing protein, whose amino-acid sequence MGLFDQILGAVTNANQQGSLGQLGGIINTVQQLSDRTGADSSTIQTVLGIVGNYVRSSLQEKQATSGEAEAQALVNQYAGTSPNPEAVDSLFSGGMQQQVAETVSQRTGLDAGTIQQLLPSIVPVVLNFLQSGANAQNPQSGSNSLLSAFLDADRDGDVDIADAIRLASQYLGK is encoded by the coding sequence ATGGGACTGTTTGACCAAATTCTCGGTGCTGTTACTAATGCTAATCAACAAGGTAGCTTGGGTCAACTAGGCGGTATTATCAACACCGTACAACAACTGAGCGATCGCACTGGTGCAGATTCCTCAACTATCCAAACGGTTTTGGGGATTGTAGGCAATTATGTACGCTCTTCTTTACAAGAAAAGCAAGCTACAAGTGGCGAAGCCGAAGCTCAAGCTTTAGTCAATCAATATGCTGGTACTTCTCCTAATCCAGAAGCTGTAGATTCGCTGTTTTCTGGGGGTATGCAGCAGCAAGTGGCTGAAACAGTTTCTCAGCGCACTGGGTTAGATGCTGGAACTATTCAACAATTACTACCTTCAATAGTGCCGGTAGTTTTGAACTTCCTCCAATCAGGTGCCAACGCTCAAAATCCTCAATCTGGTAGTAATTCCTTGTTGAGTGCCTTTTTGGATGCAGACAGGGATGGCGATGTTGACATTGCTGATGCGATTCGTTTGGCTAGTCAGTACCTCGGTAAATAA
- a CDS encoding MoaD/ThiS family protein, whose translation MSKSAITVTVKLFAAYQEAFGIPELALEFPEGTPVKAVCDRLIAERPELAKWRDITRFGINLIFVEPDTLLQNGDEVVLIPPVSGG comes from the coding sequence ATGTCTAAATCTGCAATCACAGTCACGGTAAAATTATTTGCTGCTTATCAAGAAGCCTTTGGAATTCCCGAATTAGCGCTGGAATTTCCTGAAGGTACACCTGTAAAAGCCGTGTGCGATCGCCTGATTGCAGAACGCCCAGAACTCGCTAAATGGCGGGACATCACTCGCTTTGGGATCAATTTGATTTTTGTTGAACCAGATACATTACTGCAAAATGGTGATGAAGTGGTGCTGATTCCGCCTGTGAGTGGAGGCTAA
- a CDS encoding TonB-dependent siderophore receptor, whose translation MRKNYWLLVALPNLFITLPAEAIETEIQQTGAELTPVTTSIPNLKEIELPIINAELLTQETGSDVEFKQETQPEEETQPAEDADISTEVIGEQDTLSGSTPVYVIEKEEIQKQGATSVADVLKRLPGFAINDVGHGADIHTGTYYRGAAINQSVFLINGRQINNNVNTYHGTTDLNSIPVESIERVELSSGVASTLYGSSAFGGVVNIITKEGYGKPKLTGSVEYGSFSLNNQQTSFGGSVGVARYNFSFERFFSDNRYRVPVGAANRDSQGFLSNADTATSSYFGNIGLDLNSRNTLNLDVTALSSRRGLIFFGFPLQRDRLDHDGLNIGLSWKTRLGNGDRSNLTTTIGYNQDYFSTYGPTGNFYRTGALDTQQLSARVDHEWKLSQSNKLRWGLDLKNTNLNGDVLSTNPDRIANNETENRDLLNTALFAVNSWNISKNFQLDLGLRQSFDTEFGNYLNPSVGLRYALTPTLAMRGSWAGGQRNPGLDQLYVYDTVHGWEPNPDLDPETGSTWTAGLDVKFAENLTGQFTYFGSSIDNRLGVIAGRWANIGLVDTNGLEAALQLKLNSGWSTFLNYTYTDAQIKTGTERGLQLGLIPYSLLQAGVGYQNSGWQANLYMTYNSGARRALFNRAGDQITDFVPSYFNLDFSGRIPVAGNLGLTVYLENLLGEQYERVNRIYSPGFTFRLGLSSSL comes from the coding sequence GTGAGAAAGAATTATTGGCTGCTAGTTGCGTTACCAAATTTATTCATAACTTTACCTGCTGAAGCTATTGAAACAGAAATTCAACAAACTGGCGCTGAATTAACTCCAGTAACTACAAGTATTCCTAACTTAAAAGAAATTGAGTTACCTATTATCAATGCTGAATTACTAACTCAAGAAACTGGTTCGGATGTAGAGTTTAAACAAGAAACTCAGCCAGAAGAAGAAACACAACCTGCCGAAGATGCAGATATTTCCACAGAAGTAATTGGAGAACAAGATACTTTATCTGGCTCTACACCTGTTTATGTGATTGAAAAAGAAGAAATTCAAAAGCAGGGTGCAACTAGCGTTGCTGATGTATTAAAAAGATTGCCTGGATTTGCAATTAATGATGTTGGTCATGGCGCAGATATTCACACAGGCACATATTATCGAGGTGCTGCAATTAATCAGTCTGTATTTTTGATTAATGGCAGACAGATTAATAATAATGTCAACACCTATCATGGCACAACTGATTTAAATAGCATTCCTGTAGAATCAATAGAACGCGTAGAATTATCTAGCGGTGTAGCTTCTACCTTATATGGTTCCTCAGCTTTTGGTGGAGTTGTTAATATCATCACCAAAGAAGGTTATGGCAAACCAAAGCTAACTGGTAGTGTAGAATATGGCTCATTCAGCTTAAATAATCAACAAACTAGTTTTGGTGGTTCAGTTGGTGTGGCGAGATACAATTTCAGTTTTGAAAGATTTTTTTCTGATAACCGTTATCGTGTTCCTGTAGGCGCAGCTAACCGTGATTCTCAAGGTTTTTTATCTAATGCAGATACAGCCACAAGTAGCTATTTTGGCAACATCGGTTTAGATTTAAATTCTCGAAATACTTTGAATTTAGATGTTACCGCCCTGAGTAGCCGTCGAGGGTTAATCTTTTTTGGTTTCCCTTTACAAAGAGACCGTTTAGACCATGATGGCTTGAATATTGGTTTATCTTGGAAAACTCGTTTAGGTAATGGCGATCGCTCTAATCTCACAACTACAATTGGTTACAATCAAGATTATTTCAGTACTTATGGCCCGACAGGTAACTTTTATCGTACAGGTGCTTTAGATACACAACAGTTATCAGCCAGGGTAGACCATGAGTGGAAATTAAGTCAGAGCAATAAATTACGTTGGGGATTGGATTTAAAAAATACTAACTTAAATGGTGATGTCTTAAGTACCAACCCAGATCGCATTGCTAATAATGAAACGGAAAACAGAGATTTATTAAACACAGCTTTATTTGCTGTCAATAGTTGGAATATCAGCAAAAATTTTCAACTCGATTTAGGACTCAGACAAAGCTTTGATACAGAGTTTGGTAATTATCTCAATCCTAGTGTGGGCTTACGTTATGCCCTGACACCAACACTAGCGATGCGCGGAAGTTGGGCTGGCGGACAACGCAACCCCGGACTAGACCAATTATATGTTTATGACACAGTTCATGGTTGGGAACCAAACCCAGATTTAGACCCAGAAACAGGTTCTACTTGGACTGCGGGATTAGATGTCAAATTTGCAGAAAATTTGACTGGACAGTTTACTTATTTCGGCAGCAGCATAGATAATCGTTTGGGCGTGATAGCCGGACGTTGGGCAAATATTGGGCTAGTAGATACCAATGGTTTAGAAGCAGCCTTACAACTAAAACTGAATTCTGGCTGGTCAACTTTTCTCAACTATACCTATACAGATGCTCAAATTAAAACAGGTACAGAAAGAGGCTTACAGTTAGGTTTGATTCCCTATTCTTTATTGCAAGCTGGTGTTGGGTATCAAAATTCTGGTTGGCAAGCTAACTTATACATGACATACAACAGTGGTGCGCGGCGAGCCTTATTTAATAGAGCCGGAGACCAAATTACAGACTTTGTACCATCCTACTTCAACTTAGATTTTAGTGGTCGTATCCCTGTAGCTGGCAATTTAGGACTCACCGTTTATTTAGAAAATTTACTAGGTGAGCAATACGAGCGAGTGAATCGCATTTATAGTCCTGGGTTTACTTTCCGTTTAGGCTTAAGCTCAAGTTTATAA
- a CDS encoding tetratricopeptide repeat protein, with protein MANFGRFLFSLLVVFPLTFAIQFLPASSKLLTQKIASDSFHLGVMQMQHGHYEEAIEYFNQVIEQPGKTTSAYSNRCLAYLHLQDYHQAIADCTEAINFSPNNLEAYLNRGLAHYRQGNYLSAIDDDNLAIAHKPHDFRAYYNRGVAHNTLGDHTSAIADFNMALTQIPQVANILFADIYNDRGLAHFHLHNLPAAMHDFNLAIRFNAQDYRAYFNIGCVCGRNGDNTGAVNNFSEVIRLDPSNGQAYLNRGIAQYYLGYQQRAIADLNKASEYFEHKNQKVAYETTIDLLKRLQHEIQLAVEVA; from the coding sequence ATGGCTAATTTTGGGCGGTTTTTATTCAGTTTGCTAGTTGTGTTTCCTCTAACTTTTGCTATTCAGTTCTTACCTGCATCATCTAAATTGCTTACCCAAAAAATAGCAAGTGATTCGTTTCATTTAGGTGTAATGCAGATGCAGCATGGTCATTATGAGGAAGCGATAGAGTATTTTAACCAAGTAATTGAACAGCCAGGAAAAACTACTTCTGCTTACAGCAACCGCTGTCTTGCCTATCTTCATTTACAAGATTACCATCAAGCGATCGCAGATTGTACCGAAGCAATAAATTTTTCTCCAAATAATCTGGAAGCGTATCTAAATCGAGGTTTAGCACATTACAGACAAGGTAATTATCTCAGTGCTATTGACGATGATAACTTAGCGATCGCTCACAAACCTCATGATTTTCGCGCCTACTATAATCGAGGTGTAGCTCATAATACCCTAGGTGATCACACATCTGCAATTGCTGATTTTAATATGGCACTAACACAAATCCCTCAAGTAGCCAATATATTATTTGCAGATATTTACAACGATAGGGGTTTAGCTCATTTTCATCTGCATAATTTACCCGCAGCAATGCACGACTTTAATCTAGCGATTCGTTTCAACGCTCAGGATTATCGAGCTTATTTTAACATTGGTTGTGTGTGTGGTCGTAATGGCGACAACACAGGTGCAGTCAATAATTTTTCCGAAGTTATTCGGCTAGATCCCAGTAATGGACAAGCTTACTTGAATCGCGGCATTGCTCAGTATTATCTAGGGTATCAGCAAAGAGCGATCGCTGATTTGAACAAGGCATCTGAGTACTTTGAACACAAAAACCAAAAAGTTGCCTACGAGACAACTATAGATCTACTCAAGCGCTTGCAACACGAAATTCAACTTGCAGTTGAAGTAGCATAA
- the petJ gene encoding cytochrome c6 PetJ yields the protein MKKIISVMLLGIAIFTFAFSSPALAADTVNGAKVFSANCASCHAGGKNLVNAQKTLKKEDLEKYGMNSAEAIIAQVTKGKNAMPAFTGRLKSNQIEDVAAYVLGQADKAWK from the coding sequence ATGAAGAAAATCATTTCAGTTATGCTGTTAGGTATTGCTATCTTTACATTTGCCTTCAGCAGCCCAGCTTTAGCAGCCGATACCGTCAATGGAGCTAAAGTATTTAGTGCTAATTGTGCTTCTTGTCACGCAGGTGGTAAGAATTTAGTTAATGCTCAAAAGACCTTGAAGAAAGAAGATTTAGAAAAGTATGGTATGAACTCAGCAGAGGCTATTATTGCCCAAGTAACAAAGGGTAAAAATGCTATGCCTGCTTTCACAGGTCGTCTAAAATCTAACCAAATTGAAGATGTAGCTGCTTACGTACTAGGACAAGCAGACAAAGCTTGGAAGTAG